Part of the Cydia fagiglandana chromosome 2, ilCydFagi1.1, whole genome shotgun sequence genome, GTCGTTTTAGAGTACAATACTCACTCTAGCGCGTCCTCCGATCCGCTGGCTCGCGTCCGCGGAAGCATGCATGTTGGAGTCGGTCCAGTCAAGCTTGCCGCCGTAGTAGGTGGAGTCTTTGTTGGGGTTCAACACCCGGGTGCCGTAGGCCTGCGCCGCCAGCCGCCCGCCATCGTTGTTGATGAGGGTATGCTCGTAGGCGCCGGTGCCCTGATACAACAACACACTAATCAATCATAGGGTGTAGGATAAGCAAATGCGGACTAGCCGACTCAAATCGTGTGGGAGCTGCATGTAAATTGTTGACTAGATATGAATATGGAAGGACAGAGCTCTAATGATCGGTCAAAAGCGTTCACCTAAGTGAAAATGCCATTTAACACTTTaacgcgttttgtacacatattgaattacacaaacgggtctaccgcctGGGTCTACGgttctttccgtgaccacagctggtgcaactcagctgaaacgtcggaattagaggaataacaatgaaattatatcgcggtagacccgtttgtgtaattaaatatgaaaatgcCATTGTCACTTGAATTTTCAGGTgaataaaattgaaatttgtTTTCCGGTACCAAAATTTCTCTTATCAAACTACTTGGGTGACATTAATGGCACATCTTCCTACTTGTATAGTGCCTAATAGGTAATCAGATACCTAGCTGGTAATGTGTTATGTGATGTTATATTGTACTCACGTATAGTCCTCCCTTGGCTGTGTCTCCAAGGGTCCCGATAAGTTTTCCATTGTCTCCGACCGGGATAGAACCCGTGACCTCACGCTTCGGTCTCCTGTCGCGTTGCTTCCTCAGCTGATCCAGTCTATATTGATA contains:
- the LOC134679675 gene encoding gloverin-like, which gives rise to MKLLCMFAALLVCVCAQEWYEGDEQAFVDNSEYQYRLDQLRKQRDRRPKREVTGSIPVGDNGKLIGTLGDTAKGGLYGTGAYEHTLINNDGGRLAAQAYGTRVLNPNKDSTYYGGKLDWTDSNMHASADASQRIGGRARVDLEAGGRWEPFKNSDLTAGGYYSHREGRPSDYGGRAIFNYRF